GCCGCGGCAGATCGCCATGTATCTGTCGAAAACGCTGACGCCGCGTTCATTCCCGGAAATCGGCCGCCGCTTCGGTGGGCGTGACCACACGACGGTGCTGCACGCGGTGCGCAAGATCGAGGAGCTGATTGCGGGAGACACCAAGCTTTCGCACGAGATCGAGCTTCTGAAGCGCCTGATCAACGAATAATCGGTGGTCGTCCACGTGAATATGCGGCCGGAAGCAATTCCGGCCGTTTTCTTTTATGAGTTTTTTCTTCTATCACAGCCACATGAAGCAAGCGCCGCGGCTTCGACGGCGATGGGGGTCAGCATGAGTTTCAAGAGGATCGCCGTTCTCGGGCTTGGCAAGGTCGGATGGCTTGCGGCAACGCTTTTGCACGAGGGCGGCTTCGAAGTGACGGGCGTCGATACGCAATTGCCGCAGGCCGAAGTGCCGTTCATGTGCCGTGTCGGCGATATTTCAGACCCGGCCTTCGTGACGGAGCTGCTATCCGGCGCGGAAGCGGTACTCTCTTGCCTGCCATACCATCTCAATATCGAGCTTGCGCGAGCTGCCCACGTGGCAGGCATTCATTATTTCGACCTGACGGAAGACGTTCCGACCACCAATTTGATCCTCGAACTTTCCAGGACATCGTCCGGCCTGATGGCGCCGCAATGCGGCCTGGCGCCGGGCTTCGTCGGCATCGTTGGTGCAAGCCTTGCCGATGGGTTCGACGCCTGCCGCTCGATCCGAATGCGTGTCGGCGCCTTGCCGCAGAACCCGACGGGCTTGTTGGGCTATGCCTTCAACTGGTCGCCGGAGGGCGTCGTCAACGAATATCTGAACGATTGCGAGGTCATAGAAGGCGGTGTTCGCAAGCTCGTCTCGCCGATGGAATGGCATGAAACGGTCTATGTCGAAGGCGTCAAGCTTGAAGCCTTCACAACGTCGGGCGGGCTTGGCACGATGTGCGATACGCTCCACGGCAAGGTCGACAATCTCGACTACAAGACGATGCGCTATCCGGGCCACATGGAGCTGATGAATTTCTTCTTCCATGAGTTGCTGATGCGGGAACAGCGAAAGCTCGCCGGCGAAATCCTGACCAATGCCAAGCCGCCGGTCGAGGACGACGTGGTCTATGTCCATGTGGCGGCCGAAGGCACGCAAGCAGGAAGCCTCCGCCGCAAGGAGTTCGTGCGCGCCTATTATCCGATCGAGATTGCCGGCGCGCGCCGCACGGCAATCGCCTGGACGACCTCGGCGTCCGTCGTCGCCGTCATCGAAATGGTTCGCGACGGCAAGCTGCCGGCAACGGGTTTCCTGCATCAGGAGCACATCCCGCTCGATGTGTTTTTGCAGACGCCGACGGGAAGCCTGTTCAAGGCGAGCGCCTCAAGTCGCCATTAGGCCTTGAGGCTCGTCCAATAGGCACCTTCGAAAGGGACCGCGGCAAAACGCGCGTTGATCTCGGCAAGACTGCTTGCCGGATCGACGTCGTGGAAAAGTTCCGGCCTTAGCCAGGTTGCCACCGCTTCGGCTGCCAGGATGTTCAGCGGCACGGCATTGAAGAAATTCCACATACCGTGGACGTTGCCTTCGCGAACCGCCTTC
Above is a window of Rhizobium etli 8C-3 DNA encoding:
- a CDS encoding saccharopine dehydrogenase family protein, which gives rise to MSFKRIAVLGLGKVGWLAATLLHEGGFEVTGVDTQLPQAEVPFMCRVGDISDPAFVTELLSGAEAVLSCLPYHLNIELARAAHVAGIHYFDLTEDVPTTNLILELSRTSSGLMAPQCGLAPGFVGIVGASLADGFDACRSIRMRVGALPQNPTGLLGYAFNWSPEGVVNEYLNDCEVIEGGVRKLVSPMEWHETVYVEGVKLEAFTTSGGLGTMCDTLHGKVDNLDYKTMRYPGHMELMNFFFHELLMREQRKLAGEILTNAKPPVEDDVVYVHVAAEGTQAGSLRRKEFVRAYYPIEIAGARRTAIAWTTSASVVAVIEMVRDGKLPATGFLHQEHIPLDVFLQTPTGSLFKASASSRH